The following coding sequences lie in one Mycobacterium sp. DL440 genomic window:
- a CDS encoding LLM class flavin-dependent oxidoreductase, whose protein sequence is MGTPLHLAVALDGTGWHPASWREPLARAGETLSPRYWTDLVNQAERGLLDFVTIEDGLTLQSDHPFRPDDRTDRVRGRLDAVLIASRVAPRTRHIGLVPTVITTHTEPFHASKAIATLDYVSTGRAGLRVQVASRRDAGAHFGRRHLPDERAALSAELFDEAADYVEVLRRLWDSWEDDAEIRDVTTGRFVDRNKLHYIDFEGASFSVKGPSITPRPPQGQPVVAALGHVDLAYQLIAGSTDVGFVTPHSVAEVAALVDTIAALRPTDADAVRVFADLVVFLDDAPDVARARRARLDELAGTEYHSDAEIFVGTPGQLADLLQAWHAAGVAGFRLRPASLPHDLQQITDVLVPDLQDRGLFRQSYEASTLRGLLGLPRPANRYTTV, encoded by the coding sequence TGGACCGATCTGGTCAACCAGGCCGAACGCGGCCTGCTCGATTTCGTCACGATCGAAGACGGACTCACGCTGCAGTCCGATCACCCGTTCCGCCCCGATGATCGCACCGACCGCGTACGCGGGCGCCTCGACGCGGTACTCATCGCCTCCCGCGTCGCACCGCGTACGCGGCACATCGGTCTGGTACCCACCGTGATCACCACCCACACCGAGCCGTTCCACGCCTCCAAGGCGATCGCCACCCTCGACTACGTGAGCACCGGCCGTGCCGGGCTACGGGTCCAGGTGGCCTCCCGGCGGGATGCCGGAGCGCATTTCGGTCGGCGTCACCTGCCCGACGAGCGTGCGGCGCTGAGTGCCGAGTTGTTCGACGAGGCGGCAGATTACGTCGAGGTGCTGCGCCGGTTGTGGGACAGCTGGGAGGATGACGCCGAGATCCGCGACGTGACCACCGGGCGGTTCGTCGATCGAAACAAGCTGCACTACATCGATTTCGAGGGCGCCTCATTTTCCGTGAAGGGTCCCTCGATCACCCCGAGGCCGCCGCAGGGCCAGCCCGTCGTCGCCGCGCTGGGTCACGTCGACCTCGCCTACCAACTGATCGCGGGCAGCACCGACGTCGGCTTCGTCACCCCGCACAGCGTCGCTGAGGTCGCCGCCTTGGTCGATACCATCGCCGCGTTGCGGCCCACCGACGCCGACGCAGTGCGGGTATTCGCCGACCTGGTGGTGTTCCTCGACGACGCGCCTGACGTGGCGCGCGCACGACGCGCGCGCCTCGACGAGCTGGCCGGCACCGAATATCACAGTGACGCCGAGATTTTCGTCGGAACACCCGGGCAACTCGCCGACCTGTTGCAGGCCTGGCACGCCGCCGGCGTCGCCGGTTTCCGGCTGCGCCCGGCGTCCCTGCCGCACGACCTGCAGCAGATCACCGACGTACTGGTCCCCGACCTGCAGGACCGCGGCCTGTTCCGCCAGTCCTACGAAGCATCCACCTTGCGTGGCCTGCTGGGCCTGCCCCGCCCGGCCAACCGCTACACGACCGTCTGA
- a CDS encoding HAD family hydrolase — protein sequence MSEADPFAVLFDVDGTLVDSNYLHVDAWTRAFREEKIDVAAWRIHRSIGMDGGHLVASLSGNAGEDVQQRLKDRHSGLYKESAELIVRLPGARELLHHLSECGVRVVLASSAPEDELALTRKVLDSDDAIMDATSAKDVDTAKPDPGIVQVALKRAGVTADRAVFVGDAVWDGEAATRVGVPFIGLRCGGVADCELEKAGAQAVFDDPLDLLQHLDATAIGARAGGAALPKK from the coding sequence ATGTCTGAAGCCGATCCTTTTGCGGTCCTGTTCGATGTCGACGGGACACTTGTCGACTCGAACTATCTGCATGTCGATGCGTGGACACGCGCTTTCCGCGAAGAGAAGATCGACGTCGCGGCCTGGCGGATACACCGCAGCATCGGCATGGACGGCGGCCACTTGGTGGCGAGCTTGTCCGGGAACGCCGGAGAGGACGTGCAGCAACGACTCAAAGACCGCCACAGCGGCCTGTACAAAGAGTCCGCAGAGTTGATCGTCCGCTTACCCGGCGCCCGCGAACTGCTGCATCATTTGTCAGAATGCGGGGTGCGGGTGGTGCTCGCCAGCTCCGCGCCCGAGGACGAACTCGCCCTCACCCGAAAGGTTTTGGACAGCGACGACGCCATCATGGACGCGACATCAGCGAAAGACGTCGACACGGCCAAGCCCGATCCGGGGATCGTTCAGGTGGCCCTCAAGCGGGCCGGCGTCACTGCCGATCGGGCTGTCTTCGTCGGCGATGCGGTGTGGGACGGTGAAGCCGCCACCCGTGTCGGTGTGCCCTTCATCGGTCTACGTTGCGGTGGAGTCGCCGACTGTGAACTCGAAAAAGCCGGTGCGCAAGCCGTTTTCGATGATCCACTTGATCTTCTCCAACACCTGGATGCCACCGCCATCGGCGCTCGGGCCGGCGGGGCCGCCCTCCCGAAGAAGTGA
- a CDS encoding MerR family transcriptional regulator, giving the protein MSNQDHLQIGEVAARTELSIKTIRHYDEVGLVVPSARSAGGFRLYTTEDVNRLLAIRRMKPSGFTLDEMRGLLDALDTLNSPTASRARRARATEYVAECHARAQDACVKLTRQLAYAQELTEQLAQYRN; this is encoded by the coding sequence TTGAGCAATCAGGATCATCTCCAGATCGGCGAGGTCGCTGCGCGAACCGAACTGTCCATCAAGACGATTCGGCACTACGACGAGGTCGGCCTGGTCGTGCCTTCAGCCCGATCCGCGGGCGGGTTCCGTCTGTACACCACCGAGGATGTCAACCGGCTGCTGGCAATCCGGCGTATGAAACCGTCGGGCTTCACCCTCGATGAAATGCGTGGTCTGCTCGACGCCCTCGACACGCTCAACTCCCCTACCGCCTCGCGCGCTCGGCGTGCCCGAGCCACCGAGTATGTGGCCGAATGCCATGCCCGCGCACAGGATGCCTGCGTCAAACTCACCCGACAGCTGGCGTACGCGCAGGAACTGACCGAGCAACTCGCGCAGTACCGCAACTGA
- a CDS encoding SulP family inorganic anion transporter: MTPREQQSLLATFRAPRRLRTEVLGGLVVALALIPEAISFSIIAGVDPRIGLFASFTMAVTIAIVGGRPAMISAATGAVALVVAPLVRSHGLDYLIATVILAGVLQLILGGLGVAKLMRFVPRSVMIGFVNALAILIFLAQLPHLLGVPWLVYPMVAIAIAVIVALPKLSTTIPAPLVAIVVLTAATVGFGWSIPNVGDEGQLPSSLPSLLIPNVPFTLQTLGVIAPYALTMAAVGLLESLMTAKLVDDITDTHSDKSREALGQGVANIVTGFFGGMGGCAMIGQTMINVKACGARTRISTFLAGTFLLGLVVGLGDIVAQIPMAALVAVMIMVSVGTLDWHSINPKTLQRMPKSETAVMLATVAITVATSNLAYGVAVGTLTAMVLFARRVAHFTEVVDVAHPDEDTRVYAVRGELFFASSNDLVYQFDYTGDPDNVIIDMSQAHIWDASTVSTLDAITTKYAAKGKTVSIVGMNENSAERHARLSGQTVATH, translated from the coding sequence GTGACACCGCGCGAACAGCAATCGTTGCTGGCCACGTTCCGCGCGCCACGCCGGCTGCGTACCGAGGTGCTCGGCGGCCTGGTGGTGGCGCTGGCCCTGATCCCCGAAGCGATCTCGTTCTCGATCATCGCCGGCGTGGATCCGCGCATCGGCCTGTTCGCCTCGTTCACGATGGCGGTGACCATCGCGATCGTCGGTGGGCGGCCCGCGATGATCTCGGCAGCAACCGGGGCCGTCGCACTGGTGGTGGCCCCGTTGGTGCGCAGTCACGGTCTGGACTATCTGATCGCCACCGTCATCCTGGCCGGAGTGCTGCAGTTGATCCTGGGTGGCCTGGGAGTAGCCAAGCTGATGCGCTTCGTGCCGCGCAGCGTGATGATCGGCTTCGTCAACGCGTTGGCGATCCTGATCTTCCTGGCCCAGTTGCCCCACCTGCTCGGCGTGCCGTGGCTGGTCTACCCGATGGTCGCCATCGCCATCGCCGTCATCGTGGCGCTACCGAAACTGAGCACCACGATCCCCGCTCCGCTGGTGGCCATCGTGGTGCTCACCGCCGCCACCGTCGGATTCGGCTGGTCGATTCCCAACGTCGGTGATGAAGGGCAACTCCCGTCGAGCCTGCCGTCCCTGCTGATTCCGAACGTCCCATTCACCCTGCAGACCCTCGGGGTCATCGCGCCCTACGCCCTCACCATGGCCGCGGTGGGCCTGCTGGAATCACTGATGACGGCCAAACTCGTCGACGACATCACCGACACCCACTCCGACAAATCCCGCGAGGCGCTGGGCCAAGGTGTGGCCAACATCGTCACCGGATTCTTCGGCGGTATGGGCGGCTGCGCCATGATCGGGCAGACCATGATCAACGTGAAGGCATGCGGCGCCCGTACCCGGATCTCCACGTTCCTGGCCGGCACGTTCCTGCTCGGTCTCGTCGTCGGCCTGGGCGACATCGTGGCCCAAATCCCCATGGCAGCACTGGTCGCCGTGATGATCATGGTGTCCGTCGGCACCCTGGATTGGCACAGCATCAACCCGAAAACGTTGCAGCGCATGCCCAAGAGCGAAACCGCGGTCATGCTGGCCACGGTGGCGATCACCGTGGCCACCAGCAACCTGGCCTACGGGGTCGCCGTCGGCACGCTGACGGCAATGGTGCTGTTCGCGCGCCGTGTCGCTCATTTCACCGAGGTCGTCGACGTCGCCCACCCGGACGAGGACACCCGCGTCTATGCGGTCCGGGGCGAGCTGTTCTTCGCCTCCAGCAATGACCTGGTCTACCAATTCGATTACACCGGGGACCCCGACAACGTCATCATCGACATGAGCCAGGCCCACATCTGGGATGCATCCACCGTGTCCACGTTGGACGCCATCACCACCAAATACGCCGCCAAGGGCAAGACCGTCAGCATCGTCGGGATGAACGAGAACAGCGCAGAACGTCACGCGCGACTCAGCGGTCAAACCGTCGCGACGCACTGA
- a CDS encoding NtaA/DmoA family FMN-dependent monooxygenase (This protein belongs to a clade of FMN-dependent monooxygenases, within a broader family of flavin-dependent oxidoreductases, the luciferase-like monooxygenase (LMM) family, some of whose members use coenzyme F420 rather than FMN.): MSKPVKQIHLAAHFPGVNNTTVWSDPESGSHIDFDSFVRFAQTAERGKFDFMFLAEGLRLREQGGQIYDLDVVGRPDTFTVLAALAAVTERLGLTGTINSTFNEPYEVARQFASLDHLSEGRAAWNVVTSWDAFTGENFRRGGFLPENQRYERAESFLAAAHTLFDSWRGDEVVADKEIGVFLSDAAAGEFAYRNDHFDISGRFNVPRSPQGRPVIFQAGDSDHGREFAAAAADAIFSRYGTLEDGQKFYADVKGRLAKYGRRHDQLLILPAATFVLGDTDAEAAELAHEVRLAQVSPATAIKFLEQLWNRDLTDHDPDGPLPTADPVVGENTIAKGRASVRIHRDPIAVANEWRAKAEAENLTTRELIIEVTGRQNFVGSAATIAESIDHLVQSDASDGFILVPHVTPGGLDPFVDQVVPLLQERGVFRTAYEGATLREHLGLEVPQPRQEHTAATG, encoded by the coding sequence ATGAGCAAGCCCGTCAAGCAGATCCACCTGGCCGCGCACTTCCCCGGGGTGAACAACACCACGGTGTGGAGCGACCCCGAATCGGGCAGCCACATCGATTTCGATTCGTTCGTCCGGTTCGCGCAGACAGCCGAACGCGGCAAGTTCGATTTCATGTTCCTGGCCGAGGGGCTGCGTCTGCGCGAACAGGGCGGCCAGATCTACGACCTCGACGTGGTGGGACGCCCGGACACCTTCACGGTGCTGGCCGCGCTCGCCGCGGTAACCGAGCGACTCGGTCTGACCGGCACCATCAACTCGACCTTCAACGAACCCTATGAGGTGGCACGGCAATTCGCCTCGCTGGATCACCTCTCCGAAGGCCGGGCCGCATGGAACGTCGTCACCTCGTGGGATGCCTTCACTGGGGAGAACTTCCGACGCGGCGGTTTCCTACCGGAGAACCAGCGCTACGAGCGGGCTGAGAGCTTCCTGGCCGCCGCCCACACCCTGTTCGACTCGTGGCGAGGCGACGAGGTCGTCGCCGACAAGGAAATCGGCGTCTTCCTTTCCGATGCCGCCGCCGGCGAGTTCGCCTACCGCAACGACCATTTCGATATCAGCGGTCGCTTCAACGTCCCGCGCAGTCCGCAGGGACGCCCGGTGATCTTCCAGGCCGGGGACTCCGATCACGGGCGCGAGTTCGCCGCCGCGGCCGCCGACGCCATCTTCTCGCGGTACGGGACGCTGGAGGACGGCCAGAAGTTCTATGCCGACGTCAAGGGCCGCCTGGCCAAATACGGCCGCCGCCACGACCAGTTGCTGATCCTGCCCGCGGCCACCTTCGTGCTCGGCGATACCGATGCCGAGGCCGCCGAGCTGGCACACGAGGTACGCCTGGCCCAGGTCTCCCCCGCCACTGCGATCAAGTTCCTCGAACAACTGTGGAACCGCGACCTAACCGATCACGACCCGGACGGGCCGCTGCCCACCGCGGACCCGGTGGTGGGCGAGAACACCATCGCCAAGGGCCGGGCCAGCGTGCGCATCCACCGCGACCCCATCGCCGTCGCCAATGAGTGGCGTGCCAAGGCCGAGGCCGAGAACCTGACCACCCGTGAGCTCATCATCGAGGTCACCGGGCGGCAGAACTTCGTCGGCTCGGCAGCCACGATTGCCGAATCCATCGACCATCTCGTGCAATCCGACGCCAGCGACGGATTCATCCTGGTCCCCCACGTCACCCCCGGCGGGCTCGATCCGTTCGTCGACCAGGTCGTGCCTCTGCTGCAGGAGCGCGGTGTGTTCCGCACCGCCTACGAAGGGGCAACGCTGCGAGAGCATCTCGGCCTGGAAGTACCCCAGCCGCGTCAGGAGCACACAGCCGCAACAGGATAG
- a CDS encoding potassium/proton antiporter, translating to MSLNQLYLTLLTGGVVLLASIIGTRVATRIGFPSLLFFLAVGMILGVDGVGLDFNNVELARNVCTTALAIVLVEGGLTTRFSDIRGVLAPASVLATVGVVISTVITAVGAHLLLGMDWQLALLLGAIVASTDAAAVFSVLRILPLPRRLAGLLEAESGFNDAPAVILVLTFSVVPFVFHPEGAITDLLYELVTGSLLGLGVGFAGAFALRRIALPASGLYPIATFGLGFIAFAAAGSAHASGFIAAYLSAVVLANSGLPHKSATRSFAEGVGWLAQIGLFVLLGLLVNPHDLAGDIIPAIVIGLVLLLIARPVSVVLSLAGFRIPFREHLFLSWAGLRGAVPIVLATFPIVAGVPDSYRLLNIVFVLVVIFTLIQAPSIRFVANALGLITRDITREIQVEAAPLDVLDAELLTMTVQPHSRLHNVTILELRLPDPAVITLIIRDGRTFVPLPDTRIAVGDELLIVTTSKMRTAAEARMRAVSRRGKLAYWFDEYGLED from the coding sequence ATGAGTCTGAACCAGCTGTACCTGACCTTGCTCACCGGCGGCGTTGTCCTGCTGGCGAGCATCATCGGCACGCGCGTGGCGACCCGGATCGGGTTTCCCAGCCTGCTGTTTTTCCTCGCAGTCGGCATGATTCTGGGCGTCGACGGGGTCGGACTGGACTTCAACAACGTCGAGTTGGCCCGCAACGTGTGCACGACAGCGCTGGCGATCGTGCTCGTCGAGGGCGGTCTGACCACTCGCTTCTCCGATATCCGCGGGGTACTGGCGCCTGCGTCGGTGCTGGCCACCGTCGGCGTGGTGATCAGCACCGTCATCACCGCCGTCGGTGCGCACCTGCTGCTGGGCATGGACTGGCAACTCGCGCTGCTACTCGGGGCGATCGTCGCGTCCACGGACGCGGCCGCGGTGTTCTCGGTGCTGCGGATCCTGCCGCTGCCCCGCCGGCTGGCCGGGCTGCTGGAGGCCGAGTCCGGTTTCAACGACGCGCCCGCAGTAATCCTCGTGCTGACGTTCAGCGTGGTGCCGTTCGTGTTCCACCCCGAAGGCGCAATCACCGACCTGCTCTACGAACTGGTCACCGGTTCACTGCTGGGCCTTGGCGTCGGGTTCGCCGGTGCGTTCGCCTTGCGCCGGATCGCGCTGCCGGCCTCGGGGCTCTACCCGATCGCCACCTTCGGGTTGGGCTTCATCGCGTTCGCCGCTGCAGGCAGTGCCCATGCGAGCGGTTTCATCGCCGCCTATCTGTCCGCGGTGGTCCTCGCAAACTCGGGCCTGCCGCACAAGTCAGCCACCCGTTCCTTCGCCGAGGGGGTGGGCTGGCTGGCCCAGATCGGGCTGTTCGTGCTCCTCGGGTTGCTGGTCAACCCACACGATCTGGCCGGCGACATCATTCCGGCCATCGTCATCGGACTGGTGCTGCTGCTGATCGCCCGGCCGGTGTCGGTGGTCCTGTCGCTGGCTGGATTCCGGATCCCGTTCCGCGAACATCTTTTTCTGTCCTGGGCGGGGCTCCGCGGCGCGGTGCCGATCGTGCTGGCCACATTCCCCATCGTCGCGGGCGTGCCCGACAGTTACCGGCTGCTCAACATCGTGTTCGTCCTGGTGGTGATCTTCACCCTGATCCAGGCCCCCAGCATCCGGTTCGTGGCGAACGCGCTGGGGCTGATCACCCGCGACATCACCCGCGAGATCCAGGTCGAAGCCGCACCGCTGGACGTGCTCGACGCCGAACTGCTCACCATGACCGTGCAACCGCACTCCCGCCTGCACAACGTCACCATCCTGGAACTGCGGCTACCGGACCCGGCAGTCATCACGTTGATCATCCGCGACGGCCGCACCTTCGTCCCGCTACCGGACACCCGCATCGCCGTCGGCGACGAACTGCTCATCGTCACCACCAGCAAGATGCGGACGGCGGCCGAGGCCCGGATGCGCGCGGTCAGCCGCCGCGGCAAGCTCGCCTACTGGTTCGACGAATACGGGCTCGAGGACTGA
- a CDS encoding TrkA family potassium uptake protein, giving the protein MRVVVAGAGNVGRSVARELLENDHKVLLIEQLHRRYEPHTVPDADWLLADACELSAMEDAGIETCDVLIAATGDDKSNLVVGLLAKSEFGVPRVVARINDIRNQWLFGQEWGIDVAVSTPGALVAGIEGAIDVGHLVRLMTLRGGRVELTKLTLPQDNPVVGERVDRLELPADTALVTVVRGNQVRLPKPDDILEAGDELLFTANRTSENSLLAAIHGGEFLREVVSEEP; this is encoded by the coding sequence ATGCGAGTCGTGGTTGCCGGCGCGGGCAATGTGGGCCGGTCCGTGGCCCGCGAGTTGCTCGAGAACGACCACAAGGTTTTGTTGATCGAGCAGCTTCACCGCCGATATGAACCCCACACCGTGCCTGACGCTGATTGGTTGTTGGCCGACGCCTGCGAGCTGTCCGCGATGGAAGATGCCGGGATCGAAACCTGCGACGTGCTGATCGCCGCGACCGGTGACGACAAGTCCAATCTCGTGGTCGGGTTGCTGGCCAAGTCCGAGTTCGGGGTGCCGCGGGTAGTGGCGCGCATCAACGACATCCGCAACCAGTGGTTGTTCGGCCAGGAGTGGGGCATCGATGTCGCAGTGTCGACGCCCGGCGCACTGGTGGCCGGCATCGAGGGTGCGATCGACGTCGGACACCTGGTGCGGTTGATGACCCTGCGCGGGGGCCGGGTGGAGCTGACCAAACTCACCCTCCCGCAGGACAACCCCGTGGTCGGGGAGCGGGTGGACCGCCTGGAGCTGCCGGCGGACACCGCGCTCGTCACCGTCGTCCGCGGAAACCAGGTCAGGTTGCCCAAGCCCGACGACATTCTCGAAGCCGGGGACGAGCTGCTGTTCACCGCCAACCGCACGTCGGAGAACTCGCTGCTGGCCGCCATCCACGGCGGCGAGTTCCTCCGCGAAGTGGTTTCCGAGGAACCGTGA